Part of the Passer domesticus isolate bPasDom1 chromosome 8, bPasDom1.hap1, whole genome shotgun sequence genome is shown below.
CCCCTTCTCCTGGCAGGGTCCCGAGCCCTGTTCTTATTAAAAAGTTCTCAGATGCCTCAAAAGCCTTCATGAGTATCGTGTCCTCACaggcctgcagcagctccacctcTGCCCTGCGATGGGTGAGTAGCCAAGAGGCAGCCAGCCTTGTCAGCTCTGGGTCTGCTGAGTGCTGGGGTCAAGGCTGCTGCTGTAGGCTGGTGCTGGGTGCTCGGCCTGAGGCCCCTGCAGTGAAAGGAAGATGTCTCTGTGGGGTGATTCTAatgcccctgctgctcccctgtcATAGGTCCTCTCTTGCCTGGCCACACTGCTACGGAAACAAGACTTGGCAGCCTGGAGCTACCCTGTCACCCTGCAGGTCTATCACGGCTTGTTGAGCTTCTGTGTTCATACCAAGCCCAAGGTGAGAGCCCAGTTCTTGTGGCAGGAGATGATgccgtttttggggtttgtttctgGGGATGGCTGTACCCCCGGGTCTGCAGTTTCTGCTCACCTGGGTTCCTCTCCCCCCAGGTGCGGAAGGCAGCGCAGTATGGCGTGTGCTCTGTCCTGAGGGGCAGCGAGTTCATGTTTGGTGATGCAGCCCCTGAGCATCACCCTGCAGCACCTTCCACCGCCAAGTTCTGCGTGCAGGAGATTGAAAAAGCTGGAGGTGTGGGGCACTGGAGCATGGGGTCTGTAGCTGCATGTGGGGGACTCTGCCACTGTGGGAGAATAAGGATGTGGAGGGAAGAGGGTTGATTGCAGCATACTGGATTGCTGGGGAGGGTATGAGATATCTTTGGGGCACCTATGGTGTTTTGAAGCCATCTCAGCCATTCTGgtgctttcctgttcccagaAGTTAGGGGAGTGTTCACCCTGGTTCTGTGGGTCAGccccactgctgtcctgggggCTTTGCCTTGGGCAGGGCTTTGCTGTGGTGTCCCACAGGCTCAGAGGTTGCTCTGCTCCTGTAGGTGCCAAGGAGGCCACCACCACCCTGCACGTCCTTGCCCTGCTGCGGGACGTGCTGCCCTGCTTCCCTGCAGCTGTGGTGAAGACCTGCTGTGAGACCTTGCTCCGAGTCATGACCCTCAGCCATGTGGTGAGTGTTCCTGCTCCAGGGATGACAAGGGCAGACCCTTTCCCCATGGGCTACACTCTGAAAGGGATCAGATTCTCTCAGCTGTCGCTTGGGAGCCTGGAAATGTAGATGCAAATGGAAAAGAGCCCAGGACAGCTTTCTGGCCTTACTGCTGTGGAAGAGGGAGGCTTTGCAGATGCAGCATAGCTGCAGTAGTGCTGGGTTTTCCAGGGCAGAGCCTGCTTTGGGATAGGGGGACAGTGGGTTCAAAGCAGAGCCCTCTCTCCTGACACCATGTCCTTTGCAGCTGGTGACGGCGTGTGCCATGCAAGCTTTCCACAGCCTGTTCAGCGCCCAGGCCAGCATGGCCTGCCTGCCAGCCGAGCTCAATGCCCAGATCATCACTGTGAGTCTGGGGCACCAGTgtggggagggacagagctggcAGTTGCACAGCACCCACCCACCTACCCACCCTTCTGCTTCTGCAGGCTCTCTATGACTACGTGCCCAGCACGAGtgacctgcagcccctgctgacCTGGCTGTCCACCATGGAGCGGGCACACATCAACCTGGGCAGGTGCAGACGGGGGCCATGGCTGGGTGAGGGGAGAGGTGGCTGCTTGCTCTCTAATCTggcctttcttttctctccaggCTGCAGAAGGACCTGTGCTGGGCTCACCTGCCCCGGCTCTTCTCTGCTGCCATGAACTGCTTCCTGTCCCCACACTCCCAGGTggtgtcagcagcagcacagacccTGGAGGTACCACACTCAGACACCTCTCCCTGCTTGGATACCCTGGGCCTTGTGGGGGGCTCTGCCATGGGGCTTGGGGCTTGCCAGTGAGTGGTATGCCCCTCTGTGCATGTGAGACTGGGCATTCTGTGGTCCAACTGCTgtcccatttttcctgtttgcccTTGTAGACCATCCTGAGTGAGTGCATTGCTCCCCACATGGAGGATGTGGGCACTGTGTCCgcatctgccccagcccctgctgcctaCCTGTGCAAGATGTTCAGGTGAGGAGCAGCGATGTGGGAGGGGCTGCCCATGGGTCTGGTTGAGCTCTGCCCAGTCCTCAGTGGGGTCTAGCAGGCCTGGTGGGCACCCTGAATACTGTCAGTgtgaccatcttccttcttctccccaGATCAGTGGAGGAAGGGCTGACATACCGTTTCCATGCAGCGTGGAATGAAGTTCTGCGAGTGTTGGAGATCTTCTTTGAGACATGTGGGAAGCAGTGCCATCCCATCATGAGGAAGGTGAGCCAGGCTAAAAGGGCACTGATTCATCCATAGAGGCTGgtggggtggctgtgctgctgtccggGCTGTGTTGCCCcctccagctggagcagggccatgctgtttgccctgctctgtgtgtggCCAGAGCATGCACAGCTCTGTGACACTGGGCACAGGGGTGTGCAGGGCAGCTGGcatccctgggcaggcagagtgATATGTGCCAGACCTGTGCACACGGCTCTTCTCTGACTGTGCTGCTCTGTTCCCACAGTGTCTCCAGTCCTTGTGTGACCTGCGTCTCTCCCCACACTTTCCCTACACTGTTGAAGTGGACCAGgcagtgggggctgctgtgAGCACCATGGGTCCCGAGgtgctgctggaagctgtgCCCCTGGAGATCAATGGCAAGGAGTGAGTACAGCCACGGGGTAGCAGTTTTGCAGCTGTTATGTTTCTGCTCAGTCCCCATGCAGTGCTGCAGGTATGGCTGCTAAGCTtacctgtgcccagctctggggctgggtgaaggtgccctgtgcccaggggctgatgctggcagtgccccacaCCCTCCTGACCCATGCCTTTGCTCCCCAGGGAGACGCTGGATTTCCCCCGCAGCTGGCTCCTGCCGGTGCTGCGGGACAACGTGCAGGGTGCCCGGCTTGCCTTCTTCACCAGTTACTTCTTGCCTTTGGCAGCTGCCCTGAAAAACAGAGGTGAGGAGAGCAGCGTGTTAGGGGCTCAGCAGTCCAGGGTGGGACCTCCCTTCTctgccctggagtggagcgaggCTTTGCAACGTCTTCTGCTCCACTTATCTCTTTCTCTTCTACAGCCCTGGAGTTTACCCAGGCTGGCAAGAGTGTGGAGGCCAAGATCTACGACACGCTGCAGTGGCAGGTAACAAGCAGTGCCTGGGAGCCTTGCCGTAGTGTACCCCTGGTACCAGGCTGGGGAGCAGTGACTTGGGCAAAAACTGTGGcctcccattttttcctttgccttccAGGTCTGGACTCTGCTTCCTGGCTTCTGCACCCATGCCACAGATGTGCTGGGGGCCTTCAAGGGGCTGGCCCGCACCCTGGGCATGGCCATCAGCGAGCGCCCAGATCTGCGCCCCACGGTGTGCCAGGCCTTGCGCACCCTCATCCACAAAGGCTGCGAGACAGGTTGGGGCAAACAGGTCCTTGTGGGTTCCTGCCACCTGTGGGAGGGGAAATGCTGATCTGTAGACCCCTGTCATCCTTTCCCTAGATGCGGAGAGAGCAGAAGTGGGTCGCTTTGCCAAAAATTTCCTGCCCATCCTGTTCAACGTGTACAGCCAGCCTGAGGAGGATGGGGGCACAAGTGCGCAGCGGCGCTCGGTGCTGGACACTGTCCGTGCTTACCTGACCATCACAGATCCTCAGGTGAGGGGCCTGTGGGGCACTGGGGCAAGCTGTCCTGGCTCGGGCCAGTCTCTCCCAGCCAGACTCAGTCTGATGGGGCTTTGGTGCAGGCCTGATTGAAGAGGACAGGAAGAAAGGCTTCAGTTAGAGAGCAGCCCTTCCTGCCTTCATGGGCAGGGAGACCTCTCCAGCCCACGTTCTGGGGTTCCCCAGTATTACAGTCACATCTCACCCATCATGCACAAGCTCTTTGTGAATTTGTCCAGGTCTTTTTTGACTCACTGGTGCTTCTGGTCTCTGCAAAGTCCTTTAGCAAGTTGTTTGCCAGGTGGATTGTAAACTCTTGTAAAAGCACTCAATTCAATCAGTTCTGATCTTGCtctctgtgcctgccctgcagATGGTGTGTGGATTCCTGGAGAAAGCCAGTGCAAAGCTGACCAGTCCTGAGAGCTCCGAGTTTGCCAGGTAACCTGGGAGCTGATGCTGGTGGGTAAAACTCCTGGTGTGCTCCTGGTGAGCAGCACTAGGTCATTATCCTGTGTGGGCTTTGCCACCATTGTGCACTTGATGTGACTCGCAGCTGGTGTCCCAGCTTGGTGAGGATGTGATGCCACAGTtaacagctgcagctgtgtgtCTTTTTCTGCTGCAGACTCTCCATGCTAGACCTGATAGTGGCAATGGCACCCTATGCTGATGAGCAGTCCCTGGACTCCTTGTACCGTACCATCCAGCCTTCCCTCCAGGTGAGCTGGTCCTCAGCCCTgagaggtgctggggctgcagtgggCACCTTCTGCTTGCTGCCAGCTTGGACCCACACCTATGGGCTGAGCAGCTGCCATAGGGGATGGGTCTCTGCTGGGTGGTGTGGGGTGCTGGTGTCCCTTCAGACACCATGGTGAGGGGCTGCCTTGACAGTGGGAGCATGttggctgtccctgcagagcaaaGAGCGCAGCATGCAGAAGAAGGCGTATCGTGTGCTGGAGGAGGTGTGTGCTGCTCCCCATGCTCCCTGCCAGGCCTTCGTCCGCTCCCACCTCCAGGACCTGCAGACAGCACTGCTGGACTCGCTCAAGAGCGCAGCATCCCCGGCCAAGAGGGTGAGAACAGGGGCTGTGGTGGTGGTGATCAGCCACTGCTggaagggaagggatggggTGGGTGGCAGGGGTGACCAGgtgtgtgtccctgggtgtACCAGTGCTGGTCTGTTTGTTTCCCCAGCCACGTCTGAAATGCCTGTTCCACATTGTGAAGCAGCTATCTGCAGAGCACGAGCCTTttgtcactgccctggtcccaGAGGTGAGCATGGTCCCTGTGAAGAGCTGGCTGGTTCTGGCTGTGGTAGTGGCAGCAGTGGTGACATGCCTTGGTTCTCCAGGTCATCCTGTGCACCAAGGAGGTGTCAGTGGGGGCCCGCAAGAACGCCTTCATGCTGCTCGTGGAGATGGGCCATGCTTTCATCCGCTTTGGACCCACCCCTGAAGGTGAGCTTCTGTTCTCTTGCTCAGCCCCACGGCCACTCTGGCCCTAGGGAGGTCAGACCCATGCCGAACATTCTGCTGAAATggcccagggatgctgctggaCACCGAGCAGTTGGGCCCTGAGTCATCCCCCTCTTGCAGAGGCTATGCAGCGGTTCCTGCTCCTGATCTACGTGGGGCTCACTGGCTCAGTCACCATGATCAGCTGCACCGTGCTGGCACTGACACGCCTGTTCTTCGAGTTCAAAGGTGAgcaggggggctggggggacgAGGCAGAGCCCTTTGGGGAGGTGGGTGTTAGGAGGAAGCCCTCTGTGGCTGAGTCCCACCATGGTTGCAGATCACCTGGAGTTCAGTGTggtggagcagctcctgcagaacaTCTGCCTGTTGCTGGCCTCCCGCACTCGGGATGTGGTCAAGGCAGCCCTGGGATTCCTGAAAGTcacactgctgctggtggaCACCAAGCTCCTGGGCAAGCATGTCCAAACAATGGTGAGATCATGCACGGAGTGCCTTGAGGAGGGTGGTGGGGCAGACAGGAGCATCTCCAGCTCACTCTGCCTGGGAGCCAAGAAAACAACCTTGATCTCAGTGGCTGAGATGGCAGTGAGGAGGCTCCTCTCCTGCATCCTGGCATAGACATGCCAGAAAAGCCCCGTGAGCTAGCACTGCCAAGCATGGACACCTCCCCATGGCCTTACCTGGGGCAGGCGTGGAGAGATGGCAGCAGAGTGAAGAAGGTGGCCATGCAGATAAAGGTTGGGAGGCTGGGTCCCCAAGGCAGGCGTGCTTTGGTGTTGAGGATCTCTGTCCTgacagctggaggctgtggggAACCTTTCGGATGACATGAGACGCCACTTCCGTATGAAGCTGCGAAACCTCTTCATCAAGTTCATCCGCAAGTTCGGGTAAGCCAGGGTCTCCTGGGCTGGTGAGGGGGCTCTCTGGGAAGCAGTGCAGGAGAAGTGGGTGCTGACTGCTCTGTGTGTTTCCTCAGCTTTGAGCTGGTGaaggggctgctgccagccgAGTACCATAAGGTGCTGGTGAACATCCGCAAGGCGGAATCCCGGAGCCGCAAGCAGCGTGCCCTGAAGAAGGCAGCTGCGGATATGGATGAGGAGGAGGCACCACCACCACAGCCCAGAGGAGACAGGTGAAGATGGGCTCAGGCTGGAGAAAGAGCAGCCCCCACAAGGGGCTTGGCACTGCATCTGCTCAGCTGGTGCTTCTAGAAGTGCTGGAGACatctccagggctgctcttcATTGTGGGGCAAGGTGCACCCCTGGGCTTAATCCATTTTCCATCATCCTCTCCATTTTTTGACCAGTATGGAGGAGATCCTGGCTGACtcagaggatgaggaggaggaagaggaggaatgGCATCGGAGCAAGGAGTGGAGGAAGCAAGCACGGCAGAAGGGCCAGGCATGGCTGAAGGAAGGGGAAGATGATGAGCCCCTCAACTTCCTGGACCCCAATGTGTCCCAGCGAGTGCTGGGTAAGGAGTGGGGCTTCAgatggggctggggtgggacagatggggcaggggctgctgcaatGCACAGGGGCCCTGGGGGTTGCTGCCCCCAGAATTGGATCCTTCTCCAGGCCCTGACCCATTTCTCTCTGAGCAGCCACCAAGCCAGGCCCCAAGCGGTCCAGAGGAGTGAGCCATGATTTCCAAATGTCTGAGGATGGACGCCTGATCATCcatgaagaggaagaggaggtggATGATGATGAAGCCAAAGGTACTACTTGGGCTGACAGGAGCCACTCTAGACTTGCTCTGAATGGTTTTCATCCTGCCACCTGCATGTGGGGTCTTGGGGGGATGTTCTCCCATGCCCTCATCACACACTGACCTTCTTATCCTGTACCACAGGAGCAGATGAGGAGATGGCAGATGTGCTGCAAGATGTGGGGCTCCGCAGTGTGAGTATGGGGCTCGAGGTCCTGAGGAGATGCTGGGGGATCTCATCCTTGCCAAACCACTCActgcctgtgccatggcagctgcagctctgcccaagGGACCAGTGGGGACACCAGGCAGTTGCCAGCTGCTTGGAGGGGTGCAGGAAGTTGTCTGGGATGGGGATGTGCTGTCTGGAAAGTCTCTTGGTGCCCATGGGAGGAAGCAGGGAGTTGGGGGTCGATGGGAGGGCAGAACTGTAGGGCCAAGCCAGCTACAGGGTTCctgctgtttttttctgcagaagaaaagtCAGAAGCGTCGGTTCAGAGAGGAGCCAGACGATGAGGAAGCTGAGGCTGGAACCTGTTCTCAGTATAGAGGTAAGtcctctgcctgtgcccagTCTGGGGCTCCCCTGAGGGCCAGAACCGTgtgtcatcccagagcacatggcacatgATTGCATGCAGATGGTTCCTGAGTATCTCCATTGTGGGAGACTCCAGAATGCCTCTCTaggcagtctgttccagtgcacAGTCACCCACACAGCAAAGAAGTTgtcatgttcaggtggaacttcctgtgcatcagtttctgccatTGCCTCTGTCCTATTGCCCAACAGCAGCGAGCAGAGCCTGGTGCTATCCTCTcacaccctcccttcagatacttaCAGACACTGATGAGATCCCCTTTTAGGTGCCTCTTTTCTGGTCTGAACAGACCCagctctcagcctttcctcataagagagatgctccagtccctcaATCCTTCACTGGACCAGCTCCATGAGCTCCACATGTCTCTTACAccgaggagcccagaactggacacaccATTCCAGGTGTATCCTCACTAGGGCTGAGTTAGAGGGGCAGAATGCTCTTCctaatgcaccccaggacaccatTCTTGGTCTCAAGGGTACTGCTGGCTCATGAACAACTTGTTTGTACCAGgatccccaggtccttctctgcagagctgattTCCCCAGGCTGGCCCTCATTCTGAACTGGTGACTGGGGTTATTTCTCTCCAGGAGCATTTGCCTTCATTAATTTCAGACAGTTCTCTACACATGTCTCCTGAGATTTTACTTGTGGCTACCCCTCTGCTATCCTGACACCAAGAGCTGGAGACAAAACCAGGAACAGCTTCCACAGCCTAGAACTGGGCAGTGGGAGGCCCAAGACCCTTTTCCAACACACATTCTCTTTTCCAGCTGGAGGCTCTGGGATCCATCGGCCGCTGAACAAGGAGCCAGCCTTTGGTGCAGAGTATAGATCCAAGGTGAGGAGGGACCCATGGGGTTGCAGGGTTTGTCTGTGAGGATGCTTGGACTTTGCTGGGGCAGGAAGCATCATTTTTGTTGGGAGTCTGGTCCTGTAGCATCAAGGTTGGAGGGGATCTCTGCTCCAGGAGGAGTTGCCAAACACTCAGTATCTCTGAACACTGCCAGCCCATTTCAAAATTTCTGTCCTGTCCTTGCCACAGACAGTTCCTGCTCACTGCTCTTAGCAGGTGTCTGTAGCAACATGTTGGTGGGAAATCAGCCTCCCAGGGCAGTGTGCTCAGCTGGCACCCCACTGCAACAGAGTCTTTGGGATATCCAGCTCTCAGGCTTGCACTGGAAGGGGACACATGCATTTTCCCTGGTGCTGCATCGTCTCTCATGTCGCTGTCTCCCACAGAAAGGTAAAGGTGACGTGAAGAAGAAGGGCAAACTCGACCCCTATGCCTACATCCCCCTGAACAGAGCTAAACTCAACAGAAGGTGAGGCTAACCAGGAAGGGCACAGGGGTGAGAATGGGTTTGATCCTGCTttttgttagggtttttttggtgggtttgggaGCTCCCTGTCATCTGCTGTGCCACTTCTTGCGGAGTCTGGAGCAGCATCCCCATCTGTTAGGAGTGCCCAGTGCCTGCACCAAACCAGGTTCCTGCTCCTTGCTCCCTGCAGGAAGCGGGCCAAAATGCAGGGCCAGTTCAAGGGCCTGATGAAGGGAGCGCAGCGCGGGGCCAAGGCCGGCCGCAGGAACCGTCTGAAGTCCCAGCGCTCCTGAGGACCCTCCTGTGTTCCACCTGCCCTACCAAGGACACAGCACCCTCCGAGTGGAGCAGCTCGGGGTCCTCTTGAAGGTGACTCCATTTGTTGGAGACTCCCTGGGACGCCACTTGGATGTATTATGGACTAATGGCCCTTCTGTGCCTGGTACAGGcatgggtgtgtgtgtgtgagagcaAGTAATATGTAAAGAATTCTCTGTATTGATAAATATCCTCTGTTCTTACCCAGCCCAgattcctcctctccttccctgcagaTCTTACATAACTGTGCTGTGCCTTCTGTCCATGTGCAGCGggtccttctgctgctgcagggctgcatcctgcagggctcacACCAGCATCACTCTGGACCTGGGGCCAGAGCTCTCTCTCCCACACTGGGCTTGCCTggaggctgccaggagcagcagtggggcacaTGTGCAGTGGGGCTGAGATGTGGAGCTGTTCTAGAACAAAGCCAGAGAGGCTGAAGTCCTTACAACCAGCTTTCTTTGCCAAATTCCTTGGCAGACTCTTCTGCCCAAAACCGTGGCCAGGGGATCTGTGCCATGCAGAAAGTGACTGCCATTTGACCACTGGACACTTTCCCCATATCAGCCATGCCTAATGGCAGGGCAGGAAGAGTTCACTGCAAATTTCTTCAAACTGGCTGGAAAACTGCTACAGCAAACCTCTGTGCCTTGCCATTTCTCTTACTTTGAGAGCTGAGAGAAGCCCTTTGCTCTGGCCACTTCCTGCCAGCTGGACCTGAGCAGCATGAGTAATCCTGAACCTTTTTAGCTGCTCAGCCCTGTCACACTGGCCTGAGCATCAGGTTTTGCCCAGCTACTTCTACACTGAGTGCAAAAGATGGTGTTTGGCCCAAGTGTGCTGaagagagcagggctgagggtaGTGGGTGCAGGTCCCTTTGCTCACACTGCAAAGAACACGTTGGTGAATGTAGCTGGCTTTCCCTTCCTCTTTCATATTAAAAAGCCTTCAGCCCTTTGTAATTTCCTATTGTGGCAGCTTACATGCTGCAATTGCAACGCTTCTCAGTTCTGTAATGAGCTAAAGGGATTGTGCTTGTTCAGCCTCTTACTGCAGGCTTCTTTCTGGAGGCTGCAAATCCAGTTTTGTGGCTTTCTTAtgcttgggtttgttttttttccccaagatcCTTTTAAAAGCCTGGGATGGAGGAGGAGCTCCTGTACTGACACTGGTCCTGCCTTGCCAGGAATGCtgttccctgtgtgctgtcccacCCAGGGCTCTCAGGGGGACCCCTGAGCCCCAGGGCCAAGTTGAGGTGCTGCTGCTCGTCCTGCCAGAAGGCAGCTCACAGCCTGGCCTGCAGGAgcaggcttctccagcagcaccttGTGACCAGGAACTACAGCATcttcctctgctgcctgcagcatgGGCCTGATGGTGGGcccccagagcaggacagggGGAGACAGGCAGCAGTCACCTTCTGAGACACCAGCACCTGTAACCTGAGGCTCTACacccagcagagctctctgtcTTCCtgctttcccctctctccttgGAGAGAGCGCCTGGAGAAGGCTGTAGCTAATTTATTTGGGAGCTCCAGCTTACTCATTCTATTGTTcttcatttgcatgttgttGCTTTAATTAGTACATGCCTGCATGGAACAGGAGAGTTTTATTAGCACAGAGGATGGTGTTCACCTGAGCTGGAGTCCAGAGAACGGATTCTACTGCAACAACATCTTGTTAATCAGCTAATTAATCATGTAATGCAATGGAAACCCTCGGTGAGGAGATGCAATCCTGCCTGAGAAGGCTGGCTGCGAGTCAAGCCTGCtccccaccagcagctgcccctggcagggagcagagctgcagcctggggaccCTCAGGAGCCTGAGCACATCTCTGACATGGGTcatgcctcctgcagctgcctgccaCAACT
Proteins encoded:
- the RRP12 gene encoding RRP12-like protein — translated: MARSGRLRSGAAAKLKRWRKGHSSDSNPETRQHRLAARSRFCSRPAEKSNLTVDAVKLHNELQSGSPRLQRAGGSAQLPAEEDGAASDRSCGTFLSGLSDCTNVTFSKVQRFWESSSAAHKEICAVLAAVTEVIRSRGGTESETEYFAALMTTLEAVESPESLSAVAYLLNLVLKRVPSPVLIKKFSDASKAFMSIVSSQACSSSTSALRWVLSCLATLLRKQDLAAWSYPVTLQVYHGLLSFCVHTKPKVRKAAQYGVCSVLRGSEFMFGDAAPEHHPAAPSTAKFCVQEIEKAGGAKEATTTLHVLALLRDVLPCFPAAVVKTCCETLLRVMTLSHVLVTACAMQAFHSLFSAQASMACLPAELNAQIITALYDYVPSTSDLQPLLTWLSTMERAHINLGRLQKDLCWAHLPRLFSAAMNCFLSPHSQVVSAAAQTLETILSECIAPHMEDVGTVSASAPAPAAYLCKMFRSVEEGLTYRFHAAWNEVLRVLEIFFETCGKQCHPIMRKCLQSLCDLRLSPHFPYTVEVDQAVGAAVSTMGPEVLLEAVPLEINGKEETLDFPRSWLLPVLRDNVQGARLAFFTSYFLPLAAALKNRALEFTQAGKSVEAKIYDTLQWQVWTLLPGFCTHATDVLGAFKGLARTLGMAISERPDLRPTVCQALRTLIHKGCETDAERAEVGRFAKNFLPILFNVYSQPEEDGGTSAQRRSVLDTVRAYLTITDPQMVCGFLEKASAKLTSPESSEFARLSMLDLIVAMAPYADEQSLDSLYRTIQPSLQSKERSMQKKAYRVLEEVCAAPHAPCQAFVRSHLQDLQTALLDSLKSAASPAKRPRLKCLFHIVKQLSAEHEPFVTALVPEVILCTKEVSVGARKNAFMLLVEMGHAFIRFGPTPEEAMQRFLLLIYVGLTGSVTMISCTVLALTRLFFEFKDHLEFSVVEQLLQNICLLLASRTRDVVKAALGFLKVTLLLVDTKLLGKHVQTMLEAVGNLSDDMRRHFRMKLRNLFIKFIRKFGFELVKGLLPAEYHKVLVNIRKAESRSRKQRALKKAAADMDEEEAPPPQPRGDSMEEILADSEDEEEEEEEWHRSKEWRKQARQKGQAWLKEGEDDEPLNFLDPNVSQRVLATKPGPKRSRGVSHDFQMSEDGRLIIHEEEEEVDDDEAKGADEEMADVLQDVGLRSKKSQKRRFREEPDDEEAEAGTCSQYRAGGSGIHRPLNKEPAFGAEYRSKKGKGDVKKKGKLDPYAYIPLNRAKLNRRKRAKMQGQFKGLMKGAQRGAKAGRRNRLKSQRS